The following are encoded together in the Limanda limanda chromosome 12, fLimLim1.1, whole genome shotgun sequence genome:
- the LOC133015373 gene encoding akirin-2-like, translating to MACGATLKRTMDFDPLMSPASPKRRRCIPVAPSSSSPRKYLSMEPSPFGESSSRLSAEQILNSIKQEYKRIQKRKHLDGGYQQSESCYSPESPPQSSTMNVSSMPGTSTGGVSPTRKEQPLFTLRQVGMICERLLKEREEKVREEYEETLTSKLAEQYDTFVKFTHDQLMRRFGEQPASYVS from the exons ATGGCGTGTGGAGCCACCCTGAAGAGGACCATGGATTTCGACCCCCTGATGAGTCCCGCTTCCCCCAAACGACGAAGATGCATCCCCGTGGCCCCGTCGTCCTCGTCCCCTAGGAAGTATCTGAGCATGGAGCCCTCGCCATTTGGGGAGTCATCGTCCAGACTTAGTGCAG AACAAATCCTCAACAGCATCAAGCAGGAGTACAAACGCATTCAGAAGAGGAAGCATCTAGATGGAGGCTACCAGCAGTCGGAGAGCTGCTATTCTCCAGAGTCCCCTCCCCAGTCGTCTACTATGAATGTTTCCAGCATGCCAG GAACGTCCACCGGAGGTGTTTCTCCCACTAGAAAAGAACAGCCGTTATTCACCCTCAGACAAGTTGGAATGATCTGTGAACGCCTGCtgaaagaaagggaagagaaGGTGCGGGAAGAATACGAGGAGACCCTGACCTCAAAACTGGCAG AACAATATGACACCTTTGTGAAGTTCACACACGATCAGTTAATGCGACGATTCGGGGAGCAACCTGCGAGCT ATGTTTCCTGA
- the orc3 gene encoding origin recognition complex subunit 3 isoform X2 gives MSTSSVSKGCFVFKPSAKKKKQLSLEDHFTDGCEGAENSEVRFKLCQLLWEQIKTDTEVLQDELNRKVLDSLLDLTRKCSSTRQHSDWASKMRASEIPTAALVLGVNVPDHDMTFHSLSEQLQQSVTPHVASVQAKECGTLKHLMKRVLEKLTGTDVAVEDEEEEEEAEQTSAPLHKGAHCSLGTLCDWYKTKTKKSSGGTPGKKRSSPIKDEQQQPPVVIIFKDLEAFNPRVLQTFILICSLYIERLPLMFIFGIATSPSTIQHMLPHSVSSLLCIELFQSLSCTQHLATVIDKFILTHQFPFKLNGKVMQVLISIFLYHDFSVRNFIKGVQLALLEHFHSQPLSVLCCKKKEALLNVTQLSVRDLERIRQLPSFKRYVERQETEEQVLLLKEDGYLKDVCQRLIKDLHKYHKNYYPVLRCLHTLASSLPRYPLGKQIRELHLICLEKNVWENEDYQSAMKLLKMLAKEELVMLLQRCAEILQQVKSEKMKNALIQLEELLAKFKQLDTAAAAVESVPDVEESFTSPVKNLQKKTDLFQLQKTLLELNESRRSKKLSPFEVLRNEAIDFIDGLVKSHLSPPESQTLNEVCYYSSSATVRRHLNATPRTSIQAALNTPYYYIQNDNLKTEDGSVSNAAPDICIAYKLHLECGRLINLFDWLEAYATVVSGAEGNDPDSEDFGKVDQVKHARFIQAVSELEFLGFIKSTKQKTDHVARLTWGGC, from the exons ATGTCGACTTCATCTGTGTCGAAG ggctgttttgttttcaaaccaagtgcgaagaagaagaagcagctgagtTTAG agGACCATTTCACTGATGGCTGTGAAGGTGCTGAAAACAGTGAAGTACGATTCAAGCTCTGTCAGCTTCTGTGGGAGCAgatcaaaacagacacagag GTCTTACAGGATGAACTCAACAGGAAGGTCCTGGACAGTTTGTTGGACCTAACCAGAAAATGCTCCTCCACTCGTCAACACAGTGACTGGGCGTCGAAGATGAGAGCCAGTGAGATACCCACTGCAGCTCTAGTCCTTG GTGTGAACGTCCCAGATCATGACATGACCTTCCACAGTCTGTCGGAGCAGCTCCAGCAGTCTGTCACCCCTCATGTGGCCTCGGTCCAGGCCAAGGAGTGTGGAA CATTGAAGCATTTGATGAAGAGGGTGCTGGAGAAGTTAACGGGCACAGATGTGGCCgtggaagatgaggaggaagaggaggaggctgagcaGACGAGTGCTCCGCTCCACAAGGGCGCCCACTGCTCCCTCGGTACACTCTGCGACTGgtacaagacaaaaacaaag AAATCCAGCGGTGGTACTCCTGGAAAAAAGCGAAGTTCTCCAATCAAAGATGAGCAACAACAGCCTCCTGTCgtaattatttttaaagactTGGAGGCTTTCAATCCAAGGGTTCTTCAAACCTTCATCCTCATCTGCAG TCTGTACATCGAACGTCTGCCGCTGATGTTCATCTTCGGCATCGCCACTTCACCCAGCACCATCCAGCACATGCTGCCTCACTCTGTGTCCTCCCTGCTGTGCATAGAGCTCTTCCAGTCCCTGTCCTGCACCCAGCATCTGGCCACAGTCATAGACAAG TTTATACTGACACATCAGTTCCCGTTTAAGCTCAATGGCAAAGTGATGCAGGTGCTGATCAGCATTTTCCTCTACCACGACTTCTCAGTGAGAAACTTCATCAAGGGTGTTCAG CTGGCTCTGCTGGAGCACTTTCACTCGCAGCCTCTGAGCGTTTTGTGCTGTAAGAAGAAGGAGGCTCTTCTGAACGTGACACAGCTCAGTGTCCGAGACCTGGAGAGGATCAGGCAGCTGCCGTCGTTCAAGAG GTATGTAGAGAGGCAGGAAACTGAGGAACAGGTTCTTCTGTTGAAGGAGGATGGTTATTTAAAG GATGTGTGCCAGAGGCTGATAAAAGACCTTCATAAATACCACAAGAACTACTACCCTGTCCTGAGGTGCCTCCACACGCTGGCCTCCTCATTACCTCGCTACCCTCTCGGAAAACAG ATCAGGGAGCTCCATTTAATTTGCCTGGAGAAGAACGTGTGGGAGAATGAAGATTACCAGTCGGCTATGAAGCTTCTAAA GATGCTGGCGAAAGAAGAGCTGGTCATGCTGCTCCAGAGGTGTGCAGAGATTCTGCAGCAGGTCAAGTcagagaagatgaagaacgCTCTTATCCAGCTTGAGGAGTTGCTCGCCAAATTCAAACAGTTGGACA cagcagcagcagctgttgaaTCTGTCCCTGATGTGGAAGAGAGTTTCACGTCTCCAGTGAAAAACCTTCAAAAGAAAACCGATCTCTTCCAGCTGCAGAAG ACACTGCTAGAGCTGAACGAATCTCGGAGATCCAAGAAACTCAGTCCGTTTGAGGTTCTACGCAATGAAGCCATCGATTTTATCGATGGCCTAGTGAA GAGTCACTTGTCTCCCCCAGAGTCTCAGACCCTGAACGAAGTCTGCTACTACAGCTCGTCTGCCACAGTGAGACGCCACCTCAACGCTACACCTCGCACCTCCATCCAGGCCGCTCTCAACACCCCCTACTATTACATCCAG AATGACAACCTGAAGACGGAGGACGGGTCGGTCTCTAATGCTGCTCCTGATATCTGCATCGCTTACAAGCTGCACCTGGAGTGCGGCAGACTCATCAACCTCTTTGATTGGCTAGAA gccTACGCCACTGTGGTTTCTGGAGCAGAGGGTAACGATCCAGATTCTGAAGATTTTGGGAAAGTGGATCAAGTCAAACA CGCTCGTTTCATCCAAGCCGTATCGGAACTCGAATTTCTGGGCTTCATTAAATCCACCAAGCAGAAGACGGACCACGTGGCCCGACTCACCTGGGGGGGCTGTTGA
- the LOC133016046 gene encoding cannabinoid receptor type 1B-like encodes MKLALQRLAGTTISTLTTGVQYLGSNDASYHDPSVDSTLIKSRSYFEKPLPAAIAHSLSSLVPGNKEVLYNGLSPIFPTNVSDLLLANGTSLDSGGAPPCGEDFADNMECFMILTPGQQLAVAILALTLGTFTVLENLIVLCVILHSQTLRSRPSYHFIASLAVADLIGSIIFVYSFLDFHVLHRKDSPTIFLFKLAGVIASFTASVGSLFLTAIDRYISIHRPMAYKRIVTKTKAVVAFSVMWTISIVISLLPLLGWNCKQLNSVCSDIFPLMDQKYLMFWIGMTSVLLLFIIYAYMFILWKSHHHAVRMLSRSSQRSVIVYTAEGTKVQTARPEQARMDLRLAKTLVLILVALIICWGPLLAIMVYDLFGKVNDFIKTVFAFCSMLCLLNSTINPVIYAMRSKDLRRAFLNICHMCRGAAQPLDNSAESDWNSRSVRGAAGGGAGKGRNTQVKVARVTVSGVTEPHTAEAV; translated from the coding sequence ATGAAGTTGGCTTTGCAAAGGTTAGCCGGCACCACCATCAGCACGCTAACAACAGGTGTCCAGTATCTCGGCTCCAACGACGCCAGCTACCACGACCCCTCCGTCGACTCGACCCTGATCAAGAGCAGGTCCTACTTTGAGAAACCTCTCCCCGCCGCCATCGCCCACTCGCTCTCTTCACTTGTCCCTGGGAATAAGGAGGTCCTCTACAATGGCCTCTCTCCCATTTTCCCCACCAATGTGTCAGACCTTTTGCTCGCCAATGGCACGTCTCTGGATAGCGGAGGAGCGCCACCGTGCGGGGAGGACTTTGCAGACAACATGGAGTGCTTTATGATTTTGACTCCTGGTCAGCAGCTCGCCGTGGCCATCTTGGCCCTCACCCTGGGCACGTTCACGGTGCTGGAGAACCTCATTGTGCTGTGCGTGATCCTGCACTCCCAGACGCTCCGATCGAGGCCTTCCTACCACTTCATAGCCAGCCTGGCTGTGGCTGATCTGATAGGAAGCATCATTTTTGTCTACAGCTTCCTGGACTTCCATGTGCTCCACAGGAAGGACAGCCCCACTATCTTCCTCTTCAAGCTGGCTGGGGTCATCGCCTCCTTCACCGCCTCTGTAGGAAGTCTGTTCCTCACCGCAATCGACCGATACATATCCATCCACAGGCCCATGGCGTACAAGCGCATCGTCACAAAGACTAAAGCAGTCGTGGCCTTCAGTGTGATGTGGACGATCTCCATTGTCATCtccctgctgccgctgctgggCTGGAACTGCAAGCAACTCAACTCCGTCTGCTCGGACATCTTCCCTCTCATGGACCAGAAGTACCTGATGTTCTGGATCGGCATGACCAGCGTCTTGCTGCTGTTCATCATCTACGCCTACATGTTCATCCTCTGGAAGTCCCACCACCACGCCGTCCGCATGCTGAGCCGCAGCTCTCAGAGGAGTGTGATCGTTTACACGGCGGAGGGGACTAAGGTTCAGACAGCAAGGCCCGAGCAGGCCCGCATGGACCTCCGCCTGGCCAAAACcctggttctgatcctggtGGCTCTCATCATCTGCTGGGGCCCGCTGCTCGCCATCATGGTCTACGACCTCTTTGGGAAGGTGAACGACTTCATCAAGACCGTGTTTGCCTTTTGCAGCATGCTGTGCCTGCTCAACTCCACCATCAACCCTGTGATCTACGCCATGAGGAGCAAGGACCTGCGCCGGGCCTTCCTCAACATCTGCCACATGTGCCGGGGAGCGGCGCAGCCCCTGGACAACAGCGCTGAGAGCGACTGGAACAGCAGGAGtgtgagaggagcagcaggcgggggggcggggaaAGGCAGAAACACCCAAGTGAAAGTAGCCCGGGTTACGGTTTCTGGAGTGACGGAGCCTCACACTGCAGAGGCTGTTTGA
- the orc3 gene encoding origin recognition complex subunit 3 isoform X1, translated as MSTSSVSKGCFVFKPSAKKKKQLSLEDHFTDGCEGAENSEVRFKLCQLLWEQIKTDTEVLQDELNRKVLDSLLDLTRKCSSTRQHSDWASKMRASEIPTAALVLGVNVPDHDMTFHSLSEQLQQSVTPHVASVQAKECGTLKHLMKRVLEKLTGTDVAVEDEEEEEEAEQTSAPLHKGAHCSLGTLCDWYKTKTKKSSGGTPGKKRSSPIKDEQQQPPVVIIFKDLEAFNPRVLQTFILICSLYIERLPLMFIFGIATSPSTIQHMLPHSVSSLLCIELFQSLSCTQHLATVIDKFILTHQFPFKLNGKVMQVLISIFLYHDFSVRNFIKGVQLALLEHFHSQPLSVLCCKKKEALLNVTQLSVRDLERIRQLPSFKRYVERQETEEQVLLLKEDGYLKDVCQRLIKDLHKYHKNYYPVLRCLHTLASSLPRYPLGKQIRELHLICLEKNVWENEDYQSAMKLLKMLAKEELVMLLQRCAEILQQVKSEKMKNALIQLEELLAKFKQLDTAAAAAVESVPDVEESFTSPVKNLQKKTDLFQLQKTLLELNESRRSKKLSPFEVLRNEAIDFIDGLVKSHLSPPESQTLNEVCYYSSSATVRRHLNATPRTSIQAALNTPYYYIQNDNLKTEDGSVSNAAPDICIAYKLHLECGRLINLFDWLEAYATVVSGAEGNDPDSEDFGKVDQVKHARFIQAVSELEFLGFIKSTKQKTDHVARLTWGGC; from the exons ATGTCGACTTCATCTGTGTCGAAG ggctgttttgttttcaaaccaagtgcgaagaagaagaagcagctgagtTTAG agGACCATTTCACTGATGGCTGTGAAGGTGCTGAAAACAGTGAAGTACGATTCAAGCTCTGTCAGCTTCTGTGGGAGCAgatcaaaacagacacagag GTCTTACAGGATGAACTCAACAGGAAGGTCCTGGACAGTTTGTTGGACCTAACCAGAAAATGCTCCTCCACTCGTCAACACAGTGACTGGGCGTCGAAGATGAGAGCCAGTGAGATACCCACTGCAGCTCTAGTCCTTG GTGTGAACGTCCCAGATCATGACATGACCTTCCACAGTCTGTCGGAGCAGCTCCAGCAGTCTGTCACCCCTCATGTGGCCTCGGTCCAGGCCAAGGAGTGTGGAA CATTGAAGCATTTGATGAAGAGGGTGCTGGAGAAGTTAACGGGCACAGATGTGGCCgtggaagatgaggaggaagaggaggaggctgagcaGACGAGTGCTCCGCTCCACAAGGGCGCCCACTGCTCCCTCGGTACACTCTGCGACTGgtacaagacaaaaacaaag AAATCCAGCGGTGGTACTCCTGGAAAAAAGCGAAGTTCTCCAATCAAAGATGAGCAACAACAGCCTCCTGTCgtaattatttttaaagactTGGAGGCTTTCAATCCAAGGGTTCTTCAAACCTTCATCCTCATCTGCAG TCTGTACATCGAACGTCTGCCGCTGATGTTCATCTTCGGCATCGCCACTTCACCCAGCACCATCCAGCACATGCTGCCTCACTCTGTGTCCTCCCTGCTGTGCATAGAGCTCTTCCAGTCCCTGTCCTGCACCCAGCATCTGGCCACAGTCATAGACAAG TTTATACTGACACATCAGTTCCCGTTTAAGCTCAATGGCAAAGTGATGCAGGTGCTGATCAGCATTTTCCTCTACCACGACTTCTCAGTGAGAAACTTCATCAAGGGTGTTCAG CTGGCTCTGCTGGAGCACTTTCACTCGCAGCCTCTGAGCGTTTTGTGCTGTAAGAAGAAGGAGGCTCTTCTGAACGTGACACAGCTCAGTGTCCGAGACCTGGAGAGGATCAGGCAGCTGCCGTCGTTCAAGAG GTATGTAGAGAGGCAGGAAACTGAGGAACAGGTTCTTCTGTTGAAGGAGGATGGTTATTTAAAG GATGTGTGCCAGAGGCTGATAAAAGACCTTCATAAATACCACAAGAACTACTACCCTGTCCTGAGGTGCCTCCACACGCTGGCCTCCTCATTACCTCGCTACCCTCTCGGAAAACAG ATCAGGGAGCTCCATTTAATTTGCCTGGAGAAGAACGTGTGGGAGAATGAAGATTACCAGTCGGCTATGAAGCTTCTAAA GATGCTGGCGAAAGAAGAGCTGGTCATGCTGCTCCAGAGGTGTGCAGAGATTCTGCAGCAGGTCAAGTcagagaagatgaagaacgCTCTTATCCAGCTTGAGGAGTTGCTCGCCAAATTCAAACAGTTGGACA cagcagcagcagcagctgttgaaTCTGTCCCTGATGTGGAAGAGAGTTTCACGTCTCCAGTGAAAAACCTTCAAAAGAAAACCGATCTCTTCCAGCTGCAGAAG ACACTGCTAGAGCTGAACGAATCTCGGAGATCCAAGAAACTCAGTCCGTTTGAGGTTCTACGCAATGAAGCCATCGATTTTATCGATGGCCTAGTGAA GAGTCACTTGTCTCCCCCAGAGTCTCAGACCCTGAACGAAGTCTGCTACTACAGCTCGTCTGCCACAGTGAGACGCCACCTCAACGCTACACCTCGCACCTCCATCCAGGCCGCTCTCAACACCCCCTACTATTACATCCAG AATGACAACCTGAAGACGGAGGACGGGTCGGTCTCTAATGCTGCTCCTGATATCTGCATCGCTTACAAGCTGCACCTGGAGTGCGGCAGACTCATCAACCTCTTTGATTGGCTAGAA gccTACGCCACTGTGGTTTCTGGAGCAGAGGGTAACGATCCAGATTCTGAAGATTTTGGGAAAGTGGATCAAGTCAAACA CGCTCGTTTCATCCAAGCCGTATCGGAACTCGAATTTCTGGGCTTCATTAAATCCACCAAGCAGAAGACGGACCACGTGGCCCGACTCACCTGGGGGGGCTGTTGA